AACTGCATTTAACAAGACAGAAATTGTATGTGTGGGAGTTAATCCAAAGTTTTCAAACGAAAAATAGTGACTCGAATATTCTGATTCCCTAGCGCGAATCGGATTCGTCCCCTTCAAGAAAGACAACAGATCATAAAATACAGAGGGTGTGATATTTTCAATACAGTCCATTTCGTGGCGCGATATATCGCGTATTCTCATCGAGACAGGACGGACATTTGAACTTCGAGGACACCCTCGACCCCTGCTCGGCATTCTCCGCGAATTGTCCATGGGGCGTTCGGGGCTATATGGGCTTTTGAAATTTTCGGTAAGCTCGTAGACACAATTGAATCTACATCCGCAGGTTTTTATGTGTGTACATATGTGGAATTCTAACTTTCGTCCTGGCAAATATTTGCCATGCGCCAATCCTGTACGCTCATTAAACATATACTCGCGAACAATGCTTCAGTCgtcaaaaacataattacaaaaCTCTATTGTTTGCTAGGGAagggaaaggaaggaaggaaggacgCAGAAATGTCTCGACAGCGGCTTTTTGGAAATATATACTTTTCATCCAATCTCTCCATAAAACGCCTTGGACAAAATGTAATTGTTTGACTTAAGggctttttaaaaagtttattgtgGCTTTCACTTTGTAAATATCGCAAAtagtttgatttaattaatcaaagcgCTCCAATACAATGCATTGTAATTATGATAATGTGCAAAGGATACAAGTTTGTCGAGTGTTGTCGAACATTCGCATAATGGTAAACGGCGGTTTGCAGTCGATTTCGTTAATCGGGATCGTTTAATTTCACGGAGCCACGTCAATTACTGTAGAAATGGAAACGCGCTCTCGCAGCAATTTGCCGATGCAACTGCGACTTCATTCAGATAAATTGGATCGTGTTATGCAGTATGGAAAGTGTCATTTTACGCAATCTTCAGTCAAATTTTAGAGATACTCTAGTTTTCgttatttcaatttcaaatttatttccttggttaataataaatatcgttTGTTTTATCGAGTGACGCACAGTTTGACGGTAAATGAATCTGCATAATATAACAGTAATTATTGCATATCtgtagcatttaaaaaaaaaaaacttttatatcgaCCGACAatatcaatttcttattttaaatgtgtttattaattttttactacacaaaaaattaaaataatattttccaagttttattaaaagtaatataattctAATCAAACAAATGCAATAATTACTCagtccaatattaaaaattatttggaatttgtcttaaaaaatgcgaattttaaatcaattaaaatcaatatcgagcaatttttaacaagataaATCGTAAGATAATTCTCATTCTACAATAATTTCTGGTTCTATCTTTggatatatcaattttattcgtCAACATTGTTACGCATACGCGCGTACTCGTTCGTTTCGAGTGCGCGAACGCAAACAGTGATCACCGTTGATCATCTTCATTTCCAAACTTTGACGGCGACAATCAAGTCTCTCTCGACGATCTGATCGAAACGGTGCGGAGGCTGTGGCGGGTACGAAACGAACAAGCACGGACAAGCCCGAATCGATCGGCAACACGCAGAGGACGTAGCGCGAATGGTCAGTGTGCATTCCTGCTGTGCGTCCTCGACGCAACTACAAAGGACGGAATCGGGAAACGATTAATCCTTTTGCCGAAAGCCGAGAGGCCGCTTTCTATTGCAACAAATTTCCAGTGGCCGTTGCTGGTTCCGCGGCAGAAAGTAGGTGAATTGAAAGGAACTGCCTTCCGCGAAGAGaaattaattctgtaaaattgCACTCGCTATCTTCAAAGCCGGGAATCGCTTCTAAACTCTGTGAATTCTCTCCTGTTCTTTtactaaacaaaaaataaaaacaaaacaaattatttttacattccaCTGATAGAATGTAAAACtttgttcttttaataatacttctcttaaaaataatgtacaaattttCCAATAAGATTTAATCTATATAAAGTACAACTTTGTTCTTTTCTCTTTTGATTTAATAaggaaatttttctattaattctttttaacttgTCTATATTTGCAGAATCACAATGGATATCATATATAATTCATGATtatgtttaacaattttattttttcaaacattgaaAGAAAGATTTCTCTTGCACAGGCATAATTGGAAATTGGAATTTATACACGTATTCTCTAAAATAGCAGATTTTGCATACACGttccaatttaaaattaattatttcaacatGTCACACATCGAGATCTTTTCGAAACTGATTTATTTTCACTACTTTTCTTTGTGTAAAAGTCCTCACGTAAAAGATTGAACATCATTTAaccctttcattttttttttttttttttttataaatagctcTTACAATGACCTTCGAAATAAACCCGAAAAAAACtcgctatcttaatttttgtggaagatatACACTTTTATcctattttacaaatttttgatgcAATATGCTAATCAAGGAGGGAAATTCCTAAGATTGTTGACTTTTTTCTGAAGAATCCtgttctttatctttaaaatgagtCTAGAAAGAAGttactatctttatttttgtggaaGATACTAATTACTAtagtgcatatatatatatatatatatatatattactaattactatagtgcatatatatatatatatatatatatattatgaaatagcgaaggatcaaataaatttaatagacgatttaatagatatttacATGCTACAAAATgtaatgtacacacacacacacgcacacaacacacacacacacaagattaaaaataattattttaatgatttcatataaaaatatttattacaaaattgaattttagacaatgcaataaaaaaataaattttaaaatctaaaatgc
The DNA window shown above is from Solenopsis invicta isolate M01_SB chromosome 10, UNIL_Sinv_3.0, whole genome shotgun sequence and carries:
- the LOC105197908 gene encoding LOW QUALITY PROTEIN: neuronal calcium sensor 1-like (The sequence of the model RefSeq protein was modified relative to this genomic sequence to represent the inferred CDS: deleted 1 base in 1 codon), producing MANTDSNENSILEETLDEYVESTHLSKSEIAPMHACIRQYPFRGAIYRVFSSRQDGHLNFEDTLDPCSAFSANCPWGVRAIWAFEIFDFDGDNQVSLDDLIETVRRLWRVRNEQARTSPNRSATRRGRSANGQCAFLLCVLDATTKDGIGKRLILLPKAERPLSIATNFQWPLLVPRQKVGELKGTAFREEKLIL